Proteins co-encoded in one Xiphophorus hellerii strain 12219 chromosome 10, Xiphophorus_hellerii-4.1, whole genome shotgun sequence genomic window:
- the si:dkey-21c1.4 gene encoding uncharacterized protein C17orf80 homolog: MSSEVCPFCGKTYKRLKSHLPHCKAAASSKAPSTTQDVAATQKPASHPAAAVFKTTSKGKKSEQMSSVATYLPSERSKKGSVATLKPVHVATPDDLSSSSSIASNSSTLKKKKKKQSLGDQIITTAPSTSPPSPLSSTLSKPKKKSLRALIEAAKSEHIAKETPKGTRSASKDLSLNRTSNQTETKAVPDSFKDTSVASVLAETKANKEPKVKDVLLTTKSTADFLDSNVNKNNIKHPDWGTERSVEPGSGHQMRVTLQDVKATLGRATSHRLSSQPTILSRIAAADSLNSKIRLETDLGLIPLSAANQKHPVNYLATPTTQSNKQLGNRKQPKELQLFQKNSKPTQQDTDRQPEPASACAKVQLGTSSSILNESLKVDPHRGLLSVFASPHLLSGHHLHPAETQSLPGMAEDFQLLTGKKNVAEKPTEGLLTQRSLDQVRLRELPDWLASRTPSRPRDVVKMVERGWLWYYRRYIDVKKGNVGGLSMLLAGYCVLSYIWSYPHIKLSRWRKYH, from the exons ATGAGCTCTG AGGTCTGTCCATTCTGTGGAAAAACTTACAAAAGGTTGAAGAGTCACCTTCCACACTGCAAGGCAGCAGCGAGCTCTAAAGCACCTTCAACCACACAGGATGTTGCAGCCACTCAGAAACCTGCTTCCCATCCGGCTGCAGCGGTTTTCAAAACAACCTCAAAGGGAAAGAAGAGCGAGCAAATGTCCTCCGTGGCAACGTATCTACCATCAGAGAGGAGCAAAAAAGGTTCAGTGGCAACATTAAAACCAGTGCACGTAGCAACACCAGATGACTTATCTTCATCATCAAGTATTGCATCAAACTCATCAaccttgaagaagaagaagaagaaacagtcCCTGGGTGATCAAATCATTACAACAGCCCCGTCTACCTCCCCACCTTCTCCACTATCCTCTACTTTGTCCAAGCCAAAGAAGAAGAGTCTCCGTGCTTTGATAGAAGCAGCAAAATCTGAACATATTGCAAAGGAAACTCCAAAGGGAACCAGGTCAGCCTCAAAAGATTTAAGTCTGAATAGAACCAGCAACCAAACAGAGACCAAAGCAGTTCCAGACTCATTTAAAGACACCAGTGTTGCTTCAGTGCTTGCAGAAACTAAAGCCAACAAAGAACCAAAGGTGAAAGATGTTCTTTTGACAACCAAATCTACCGCTGACTTCCTGGACTctaatgtgaataaaaataatatcaaGCACCCTGATTGGGGGACTGAGAGGTCTGTGGAGCCAGGAAGTGGTCACCAAATGAGAGTTACCCTGCAAGATGTTAAAGCCACACTAGGCAGAGCTACCAGCCACCGGCTGTCCAGCCAGCCGACCATCCTGAGCCGCATCGCAGCAGCTGACAGCCTGAACAGCAAAATCAGGCTGGAAACTGATCTCGGTCTGATCCCGCTTTCAGCGGCGAACCAAAAACACCCTGTAAACTATTTGGCAACACCCACAACTCAGTCAAATAAGCAGCTCGGCAATAGAAAACAACCGAAAGAGCTGCAACTGTTTCAGAAAAACTCTAAACCAACTCAACAAGATACTGATCGTCAGCCGGAGCCAGCTTCAGCATGTGCAAAAGTACAGCTTGGTACAAGTTCCTCCATCTTAAATGAGAGCCTGAAGGTGGACCCTCACAGAGGACTACTCTCAGTATTTGCATCCCCCCACCTGCTCTCCGGCCACCATCTCCATCctgctgaaacacagagtttGCCTGGGATGGCTGAAGATTTCCAGCTCCTCACCGGGAAGAAAAACGTTGCTGAAAAGCCAACTGAAG GATTGCTGACACAACGAAGTTTGGACCAAGTGAGACTGAGGGAGCTGCCTGATTGGCTGGCCAGCAGAACACCCAGTCGGCCCAGAGATGTTGTAAAAATGGTGGAGAGAG GCTGGTTGTGGTATTACAGACGGTACATCGATGTAAAGAAAGGCAACGTCGGTGGACTGAGCATGCTGCTGGCAGGTTACTGTGTGCTCAGCTACATCTGGAGTTACCCCCATATAA AGTTAAGTCGTTGGAGGAAGTATCATTAA
- the bicral gene encoding BRD4-interacting chromatin-remodeling complex-associated protein-like: MDDDDDRRLLDILGDVEALNDYLHGSNSKSIGEDDVANAAYGSDGSFFANETTGCNTGLKDGSSSMGEFVEDPAGGGLHLSSSLSFIEDELGTGSSPEGVDLGAEDQPFDILQKSLLEADITEQTLAQEAMLDCQPAPNLVQAPVPFSSQLVSGGYGGGVGVVTTATAAFPAGQVLQGVPPLANGSTQHIQVLGSFGASGGVMTLSSLERTPQIVLRPGVPVAPAVTAAGAQVFAPTQGQVGLPFKNIPLQNIIIQRGPGGTQAIVRPIQPKPSQAASQTVFSLGLQPTPSTLSNVVNANTVTPGGQYTANGSVVVQPQMDQQQMQAQTNISQGQFLLPNSLTLTPSNAIHNGSANPSSSTLIANQPTVQIAPGQNFSAPGSQLILNQGVVSGTQVVGTVTQTWTGVSCASSTPVQTSCAPGRLTLVGSIGGQGQASSCPVQRLLVTQTQNCTSLSPLPSNVTQEQKDFRQNSLSPAFKQAQASNIHALKTITQDLTLNSEKRLTRTEQVLHQLRRDHAGVQNPNRRKFTSVEDALQRLLPYHVFQGAPPCQNEFSQVDDEFEDVATQVVTKTQTMVNKYRRLLMVEAERSSPSSEMVMIDRTFNQEERSNLTQDKRMVLVDPDGFLEEFCCGMKSKVFQDPLPSPSENTCDQSEQGSVEPEHRTDFQPEFGDPGGGGVAGALPTDRLHPPHLENQKVLELKRPQQSFALGSAGNSPDSANSFTQGKHSPFAAAAGGQTHSQVSAHLSSEPQYSPQLTSPPHPDTDSALEAAVNSILEC; the protein is encoded by the exons ATGGATGATGACGACGATCGCCGTCTTCTGGATATTTTAGG AGATGTGGAAGCATTGAACGATTATCTCCACGGCAGTAATAGCAAGTCT atTGGAGAAGATGATGTGGCAAATGCAGCTTATGGGTCAGATGGATCTTTTTTCGCTAACGAGACA ACTGGCTGCAACACTGGCCTCAAGGATGGCTCTTCTTCGATGGGTGAATTTGTGGAGGATCCAGCTGGAGGAGGCCTCCACCTCTCTAGTAGCCTCTCTTTTATTGAGGATGAACTGGGGACTGGGAGCTCCCCTGAAGGGGTGGACCTTGGTGCAGAGGACCAGCCGTTTGACATTCTCCAGAAGTCTCTATTGGAAGCCGACATTACGGAGCAGACTTTGGCCCAGGAGGCCATGTTGGACTGCCAGCCAGCTCCAAATCTCGTGCAAGCTCCAGTTCCCTTCTCCTCCCAGCTGGTCTCTGGGGGTTATGGAGGAGGAGTGGGTGTGGTAACCACTGCGACAGCTGCATTCCCAGCAGGCCAGGTACTGCAAGGAGTACCTCCACTGGCCAATGGCTCTACCCAGCATATCCAGGTCTTGGGCTCGTTTGGGGCAAGTGGAGGTGTAATGACTCTGAGCAGCTTGGAAAGAACTCCTCAGATTGTTCTAAGGCCAGGAGTGCCTGTTGCTCCAGCAGTGACTGCAGCAGGGGCGCAGGTCTTTGCCCCAACCCAAGGGCAGGTGGGCTTACCTTTCAAAAACATCCCCCTTCAAAACATCATCATTCAGAGAGGACCTGGAGGGACCCAGGCTATCGTTAGACCAATCCAGCCTAAACCCTCTCAAGCTGCATCTCAGACTGTCTTCAGCCTTGGTCTTCAGCCCACTCCCTCTACCCTGAGTAATGTTGTGAACGCTAACACTGTTACTCCTGGAGGACAGTATACAGCTAATGGTTCAGTAGTTGTGCAACCACAAATGGACCAGCAACAAATGCAGGCCCAGACAAATATATCACAAGGACAATTCTTACTACCCAACTCCTTGACGCTTACTCCGTCCAACGCCATCCACAATGGCTCTGCCAATCCCAGCTCAAGCACCCTAATTGCCAACCAACCCACAGTGCAGATTGCACCAGGGCAGAACTTCTCTGCACCAGGAAGTCAGCTAATCCTAAATCAGGGAGTAGTAAGTGGGACTCAGGTTGTTGGGACCGTAACTCAGACGTGGACGGGAGTTTCCTGTGCAAGTTCCACACCCGTACAAACATCCTGCGCTCCTGGGCGTCTGACCCTAGTCGGTTCGATAGGAGGTCAAGGCCAGGCATCCTCTTGCCCAGTGCAGCGCCTTCTAGTGACTCAAACCCAGAACTGCACTTCTCTATCTCCTTTACCCAGCAATGTGACACAGgaacaaaaagattttagacAG AATTCCTTATCACCTGCATTCAAACAGGCGCAGGCCAGCAACATCCATG CCCTGAAAACCATAACACAAGATTTAACGCTAAACTCTGAG AAAAGGCTAACAAGGACAGAACA GGTTCTTCATCAGCTGAGGAGGGATCATGCTGGAGTTCAGAACCCAAATCGACGAAAGTTCACATCAGTTGAAGACGCGTTGCAAAGACTACTCCCTTATCATGTGTTCCAGGGCGCTCCGCCATGCCAGAACGAGTTCTCACAAg TGGATGACGAGTTCGAGGACGTTGCGACTCAGGTGGTGACAAAGACCCAGACCATGGTCAATAAATACAGACGACTGCTGATGGTGGAGGCTGAA CGTTCCAGCCCTTCATCAGAAATGGTGATGATCGACAGGACCTTCAACCAAGAGGAGCGCAGCAACCTGACACAGGACAAACGCATGGTGCTAGTGGATCCAG ATGGCTTCCTTGAGGAATTCTGCTGTGGAATGAAATCCAAAGTTTTCCAAGATCCCCTTCCCTCTCCGTCGGAGAACACTTGTGATCAGTCAGAACAAGGCTCTGTGGAGCCAGAGCACAGAACAGACTTCCAGCCCGAGTTTGGAGACCCGGGAGGGGGCGGGGTTGCAGGAGCACTTCCCACAGACAGACTCCACCCGCCACACCTAGAAAACCAGAAGGTTTTGGAACTGAAGAGACCACAGCAGAGCTTCGCGTTGGGCAGCGCCGGCAACAGCCCTGACTCTGCCAACAGTTTCACGCAAGGTAAACACTCACCttttgcagcagctgcaggaggacAGACTCACTCCCAGGTGTCGGCCCACCTCTCATCCGAGCCTCAGTACTCGCCCCAGCTCACCTCACCCCCTCACCCGGACACAGATTCTGCGTTAGAGGCGGCAGTCAACAGCATCCTCGAATGTTAA
- the LOC116726921 gene encoding guanine nucleotide-binding protein subunit alpha-13 codes for MADFLPTRSMLKVCLPTCLLNAGEADQIRKSKEIDRNLSREKTYVKRLVKILLLGAGESGKSTFLKQMRIIHGQDFDQQAREDFKGTIYSNVIKGMRVLVDAREKLHIPWGDENNQQHGDRVMAFDTRSAKMANGQLEMLVFLQYAKALKALWADSGIQNAYDRRREFQLGESVKYFLDNLEKISQPDYLPSQQDILLARKPTKGIHEYDFEIKNVPFKMVDVGGQRSERRRWFECFDSVTSILFLVSSSEYDQVLMEDRQTNRLRESLDIFETIVNNRVFSNVSIILFLNKTDLLEEKVKLVPLKDYFPEYAGTEHSLPDVQAFMVECFRAKRRDATQKPLYHHFTTAINTENIRLVFRDVKDTILHDNLKQLMLQ; via the exons ATGGCGGATTTCCTGCCGACCAGGTCTATGTTAAAAGTTTGTTTGCCCACCTGCCTGCTTAACGCCGGCGAGGCGGACCAGATCCGAAAGTCCAAGGAGATCGACAGAAATCTGTCGCGGGAGAAAACGTACGTGAAGCGGCTGGTGAAGATCCTGCTGCTGGGCGCTGGCGAGAGCGGCAAGTCGACTTTCCTCAAACAAATGCGAATCATCCACGGCCAGGACTTCGACCAGCAAGCCCGAGAGGATTTCAAAGGAACGATCTACAGCAATGTTATCAAAG GTATGCGTGTGCTGGTGGACGCGCGGGAGAAACTGCACATCCCGTGGGGTGATGAGAACAACCAGCAGCACGGCGACCGGGTGATGGCCTTCGACACCCGGTCGGCCAAGATGGCAAACGGGCAGCTGGAGATGCTGGTGTTCCTGCAGTACGCCAAGGCACTCAAAGCACTGTGGGCGGACTCGGGCATTCAGAACGCATACGACCGGCGCAGGGAGTTTCAGCTG GGCGAGTCGGTGAAGTATTTCTTGGATAATCTGGAGAAGATCTCCCAGCCA gACTATCTTCCCAGTCAACAGGACATCTTACTGGCCCGTAAGCCCACCAAGGGCATCCACGAGTATGACTTTGAGATCAAGAACGTTCCCTTTAAGATGGTGGACGTCGGGGGCCAGCGGTCAGAGCGGAGACGCTGGTTTGAGTGCTTCGACTCCGTCACCTCCATTCTGTTTCTCGTCTCTTCCTCTGAATATGATCAG GTGCTGATGGAGGACAGGCAGACCAACCGGCTGCGAGAGTCACTCGACATCTTCGAGACCATCGTCAACAACCGCGTCTTCAGCAACGTCTCCATCATCCTCTTCCTGAACAAGACGGACCTGctggaggagaaggtgaagctCGTCCCGCTCAAAGACTACTTTCCCGAGTACGCCGGGACGGAGCACAGCCTGCCAGACGTGCAGGCCTTCATGGTGGAGTGCTTCCGGGCCAAGAGGCGCGACGCCACACAGAAGCCCCTGTATCACCACTTCACCACGGCCATCAACACGGAGAACATCAGGCTGGTGTTCCGGGACGTCAAGGACACCATCCTCCACGACAACCTCAAGCAGCTCATGCTCCAAtga